In Leifsonia sp. PS1209, the genomic stretch CGCCGTCGCCCTCTACACCGAGGCGGGCGGCCGCATCCCGCCGGCGCCGGACGCCCCCGCCAACGTCGTCCACGCCCGCTGGATGCTCGAAGAGTTCCGCGTCTCCCTCTTCGCCCAGTCGCTCGGCACCGCCGAGTCCGTCTCCCTCCAGCGCATCCGCAAGGTCCTCGGCGGCTGACGTTCGTCGTTGCCTCGCTTGCGACGTTTGCCGATCGCCGACGTTGTCGACTAGATCATATTTTACGTAACGAATTTAAATTTGCTATTTTCACAAAATGATATTTGTCGCCGTTATCATCATCCTTGGCTCAGTGGTGGTTGTTGTCTCGATCGAAGCCGCAGCTCGTGGACGACTCGGTATCAATAGCCTGGTGGGGCTCCGAGTTCCATCGGTCATGTCCTCCGATGAAGCTTGGCGACGGGGTCACGCCGCCGCACGAATCCCGGTCTGGATCGGCGCGAGCGGGGCAACGGTGGGAGCGCTCGTCAGCCTCGCTCTGAGCGAAGGGGCACGCAGCATCGCGGAAACGACGAGCACAGCCATCCTTCTCGTCGGTGTGATCGTAGGAGGTGTCGTTGCCTCTCAGACAGCGAAGTCCGTGATGCCACCAGTCTTCGACGATCTTCCTCCGGCGAGTTGATCCCAATGGCCGGCCGCACCGGCGCGTGCCGTGGTTGGACGCGAACGAGCCCAGGCCCTTTTACCCCGACGCTCCGGTCGGAACGAAGGGTGGGCCTGGGCTCGATCTCGTGAGAGCGCGCGCTAGAGCACCTTGGAGAGGAACGCCTGGGTGCGCTGGTGCTGCGGGTTGGCGAGCACCTCGCGCGGGTCGCCGGACTCGACGACCACGCCGCCGTCCATGAAGACCAGCTCGTCGGCCACCTCGCGGGCGAAGCCCATCTCGTGGGTGACCACGATCATGGTCATACCGGAGGCGGCGAGCCCCTTCATCACGTCGAGGACCTCGCCGACCAGCTCGGGGTCGAGCGCCGAGGTGGGCTCGTCGAACAGCATCAGCTTCGGGTCCATCGCCAGCGCCCGCGCGATGGCGACGCGCTGCTGCTGACCGCCGGACAGGTGCGCCGGATAGTGGTCGCCCTTCGAGCCGAGACCCACCCTGGTCAGCAGTTCCTGCGCCCGGGCGACGGCCTGCGCCTTCGGCACGCCCTTCACCCGGATCGGCGCCTCGATCACGTTCTCGAGCGCCGTCATGTGCGGGAACAGGTTGAACCGCTGGAACACCATCCCGATCTCGCGACGCTGCCTGGCGGCCTCCTTCGGCTTCAGCTCGTAGAGTTTGTCGCCATGCTGGCGGTAGCCGACCAGCTGGCCGTCGACAGACAGGCGGCCCGCATCCACGCGTTCGAGGTGGTTGATGCAGCGCAGGAAGGTCGACTTGCCCGAGCCGCTCGGCCCGACGATACAGAGCACCTCTCCCGGGTTCACCGAGAGCGAGATGCTCTTCAGCACCTCGTTGGAGCCGAAGCTCTTCGAGACGCCGTCGGCGAGGACCATCGGGGTCCCCGGCTTCGATGTCACAGCCTGGTCGCTCATCCTTTACCTCCCAGGTCATTGCCGTCGGGAACACCGGCGACGGGCACGGCGCCGGTCAGCGCTGCTCCGTCTCCTCTGTCCGGCCTGCGGGCGTTCACCCCGCGCGAGAAGCGTCGCTCCAGGAAGTACTGCCCGACCATCAGGATGGAGGTGAAGAGCAGGTACCAGCAGGACGCGACGATCAGCAGCGGGACCGGTGTGTACGTGACGGCCGAGATGTCGCGGGCGACACCGTACAGGTCGGTGGTCAGCGGGATCGCCGCCACCAGCGATGTGGTCTTCAGCATCGAGATCACTTCGTTGCCGGTCGGCGGGATGATCACGCGCATGGCCTGCGGGATGACGATGCGGGTCATCGTGCGGCCCCAGCCCATCCCGAGCGCCGTCGCGGCCTCCTCCTGACCGGAGTCGACCGACAGGAGTCCCGCGCGCACGATCTCGGCCATGTACGCGGCCTCGTTGAGGGCGAGTCCGATGACAGCGATGATGAACGCGTTCTGCATGAAGCCGAGGTCGAACGTCACGCCCCAGTCCGTCCAGGGCACGCCGAGGAACAGCTTCGGGTAGATCAGCGAGAACAGGCCCCAGAACACCAGCTGCACGTACACAGGGGTGCCGCGGAAGATCCAGAGATACAGCCACGCGATGGACTTCACCACCGGGTTCGGCGAGAGGCGCATCACCGCGAGGATGAGGCCGAGCACCACGCCGATGATCATCGAGTAGATCGTCAGCTGCAGGGTGACGAGCGCGGCAGCACTGATGCGCTTGTCGAAGATGTACTTGCCGACGTACTGCCAGCCGTACGCGTCGCGCTGGGAGGCGTCGATCACGAACCAGACGACCAGCAGGATCAGCACGACGGCGAAGACGATCCGCCACGGGTGCTTGAGCTTGATCGCCTTGATCGGTTCGGAGGGCGGTGCGCCAGCCGGCGACGGGGTTGCCCCCGTCGCCGGCCGGTCCTGGTTGCCCAGGGTCATCTCACTCAGCCCTTCGAGGCGGCGTTGATCTCGGCGGTGGTGACGGCGCCGTCGGCGACGCCCCACTTGTCGAGGATCTTGCCGTACGTACCGTCGTCGATCAGGGCCTGGACCGTCTTCTGCAGCACCGGCGTCAGCTTGGAGTCCTTCTTGACCGGCAGACCGTACGGTGCGACCTCGAACGCCTTGCCTGCTGCCTGCAGCTTGCCGCTCGACTTGGAGATGGCGTACAGGGTCACCGGCGAGTCCGCGCTGAGCGCGTCGGCCTGGCCGAGGACGACGGCGTTGGTGGCCGCATCCTGGGTGTCGAACCGGAGGCCCTGGATGGCGGGCTTGCCGGCGTCGGTGCACGCCTTGGACTTGGCGGGGACCTCGTCGGTGTCCTCGTAGGTGGTGGCCTGGACGGCGACCTTGAGGCCGCAGGCGTTGTCGGGGTCGACCGTCTTGCCCTTGGCCGATGCCCACATGATGCCGGCGGTGTAGTAGTTGACGAAGTCGACCTGCTTCTCGCGCTCGGTCGTGTCGGTGAACGAGGACATGCCGAAGTCGTCCTTGCCACCGGTGATGCTCGGGATGATGTTGTCGAACTTCGCGATGGCGAAGTCGACCTTCAGGCCGAGCTTGGCCGCGATGGCGTTGGTCAGCTCCACCTCCCAGCCGGCGGGCTGGCCGCTGTCGTCCTTGTACTCGTTCGGCGGGTAGGTGTTGTCCATGCCGACGGTGAGCTTTCCAGCCTTCTTGATGTCGGCCGGCAGCTGTCCGGCGAGGGTGTCGTCCTTCTTCACGCCCGACGCGCTCGACGGTGAGCTGCTGTCGGCGGGCGTGGAGTTGTCGACACAGCCGCTGAGCGCGAGCGCTCCAACGGCGGCGATGGCGGCCACGGTGGCCACGGATCGGATGCGCATGATGTTGTTCGTCCTTCTTCCTGTGCAGGGATGCAGGTGCGGGTGATGGGAGCATACCTCAGCCGCGGGGCGGTTCATTCACACTAATTCACGCGTGCAACGCAGTTTTTCGCGGAGATTTCGTACAGGTTTCCGGATTTATTGCACTGATTCCGCAGTCACGCGCACTTAAACACGACGAACTGTGACGACGCGGTGGATGGGATGCGCGGCGCGGGTTATCGTCGATCAGTGACCGAACAGACTGCCGACTTCGCCGCATCAGCCGTCGTGCTGGTGACCTCCCCCGACGACGCCATCGCCGCGCCGCTCGTCGCCGAGCTGTCGCGCGAGTACGACGAGCGCTACGGGCTGAACGACGGCATCCCGTCGTCGGTGGAGCTGTCCCGCTATCCGGCCGAACGGTTCAGCGCCGCGCATGGCGGCACGTTCCTGCTGCTGCTGGTGGACGGCGAGCCCGTCGCGGGCGGCGCGTTCATGCGCGAGGACGACGACACGGTCGAGGTGAAGCGCGTGTGGACGCACTCCTCGTACCGCCGCAGGGGCCTCGCGCGCCGCGTGATGGCAGAGCTCGAGGCCGAGGCGGCCCGTCGCGGGATCGCGAACATCGTGCTCACCACCGGGGCCAGGCAGCCGGAGGCCGTCGGGCTGTACCTCTCTCTCGGCTACCAGCCGCTGTTCGACCTCGACGACGACTGGGAGCGCGTCTCCTACCTGGGGTTCCGCAAGACGCTCTGAGCCCGCTCGGCGAGCTCTGCGGCCGTCAGCTCCTCGGCCACCAGGGACGATAGCCGCGCGTGCAGCGGCCCCGTGCCCGCTCCGCGCGCCGTCGCCCGGCTGACGCCGAGCAGGTCCGTGGCGTGCAGGGCCTCGACCGCGAGCACTTCGGCGGTGAGCGCCAGCGACCGCTGCGCCAGTTGCAGTGCCACGGGCGCGAGCGTCGCGTGATCCTCCACGCCGGAGAGTGTCGTGATGCCGAGCGTCACCGGCGCGGCGAGCTGGCGCAGTTCGGCCACTGCTGCTGCCGCCGAGTAGAGCAGCAGGCCCGGGATGCGCGTCTCCCCCGCCGTGCGCGCGGCGGCGAGCGCCACCGAGTGCGCAGCGGTGCGCCGCTCCGACGCGCTGGCGACGTGCGCGAGCACCAGCCGCAGGTTCTCGAATGCGAGCGCGAGCGGGAGCGCCTGGAAGTTGCCGCCGGACACCATCCGGCCGCTCTCCACATCCACCAGCGGGTTCTCGCTGCGGGCCGCGAGTTCGATGTCCAGTTCCGTGCGCAGCCGGTCGACGGCCTCGCGCAGCGCTCCGTGCAGCTGCGGCGCCGTGCGGAACGCGAGCGGGTCCTGCACGCTCAGCGCACGATCCGGCCGTTCGAGGTCTCCCCCGGCCACCGCTTCCCGGATGCGCGCTGCGGACGCCCGTTGCCCGTCTCCGCCGCGGGCATCCGCGATGGTCGCGGTGTACGGGCTGAGGTTGCCGGCCGCCGACGATGCTCCCACCGCTTCGAGCGAGAGGGCGACGGCGAGGTCTGCGGTCTCCGCCAGCGTGGCGGCGTCCGCGGCGGCGAGCGAGCCGACGCCGATGCTGTACGCGTTCGCACTCAGCACGGCGAGCCCCTCGTGGGGCGCGAGGGCGAGCGGCGCCAGGCCGGCGGCGGCGAGTGCGTCCGCGGCGGGAAGCAGCGCGCCGTCCTCCTCCAGCACGAGCCCGTCGCCCGTGACGACGGCGGCCACCTCGGCGAGCACCGTGAGGTCTGCCGCCCCCACCGACCCGCGCCGCGGGACGACCGGATGCACGCCGGCGTTGAGCAGGGCGGCGTACGCCTCCGCCAGCTCCGGCCGCACCCCGGCGCCTCCGCGGCTGAACCCGGCGAGCCGCGCCGCGATCACCGCGCGCACCTCCCGCGCGTCCAGCGGTTCGCCCGTGCCGCCGCGGTGGTTGGCGATGGTGCGGCGCTGGAACGCGGTGAACTCCGCAGGGTCGACCACCGCATCCCGGCCGGCGCCGAGCCTGCGGTTCAGGCCGTAGACGGGCTCCCCCGCCTGGATCGCCCGCTCGACGACCGCTCTGGACGCCGCCAGCGCATCCCGCGTCTCCGCCGACAGGTGCACCGGGGCTCCGTCGGCGATGGCGACGATGTCGCCGGTCGTCGGCGCTCCCGTCGTGAGCGTGACCATCAGAAGTCGAGCAGGTTCTGCCGCAGGCCGCTCCCGCTGAACTCCGTGCGGATCAGCCCGCGGCGGCGCAGGGCGGGCACGAGGGCGTCGAGCGTGCGGTGAACGTTCGCCGGATGCACCTGCCCGGTGAAGAGGAACCCGTCGCCGCCGACCGCCGCCCCGAGCTCGCCGAGGTGGTCGGCGATCTCGTCGGCGGTCCCGACGATGGCGAGGCCGTCCTTCCTGGCCCGCACCTGCAGGATCTCCCGCAGCGTCGACCCCGCCGGGGCGGACTTCACGAAGTTGTCGAGGGTGCCCTGGTTGCTGTTCGTGCTCAGCTCCGGCAGCGGTGCGTCGAGGTCGAACGCTTTGAAATCGACGCCGCTCAGGTAGGAGATGGACTGCAACGCCTCGTCGATCGCTGCCTGCGTCAGCTCGGCCCTGGCGGCCCTCACGCTCGCCGTCTCCTCCGCGTTGGCGGTGACGACCGGGTTGACCACGAACAGCACCTTGATGCTGTCCGGGTCGCGGCCGGTGGATGCTGCGACCTCCCGGATGCTGTCCCGGTACTCGCGCATCCTCTCCGGGGTCGAGGCGAGCGCGAGCACCACGTCCGAGTTCTTGCCCGCGAAGTCGCGGCCACGCCCCGAGGCGCCTGCCTGCACCATCACCGGCTCGTCGGCGGCCGGCGCGGTGTTCAGCGGCCCGCGCACCCGGAAGAACCGGCCGTCGTGGTCGATGGTGTGCACCTTGCGGAAGTCGGCGAAGACACCGCGCTCGGTGTCCTCGACGATGGCGTCCGGCTCCCAGCTGCGCCAGAGCTTGCGGACCACATCCACCCACTCGTCCGCCCTGTCGTAGCGGAGGTCGTGGTCGACCTGCTTGTCGAGGCCGTAGTTCTGCGCGGCCAGGTCAGAGCCGCTCGTGACCACGTTGAACCCCAGCCGTCCGCCGGCGAAGTGCTGCAGCGTGGACAGCAGGCGCGCGGCGGTGAACGGCTCGTAGAAGCTGGCGCTGAGGGTCGGCACGATGCCGAGGTCGCGTGTGGCGCCCAGCAGGTAGGGAACGAGCGGCAGCGGGTCGTGCTTGGGCACGAACCGTGCGGCGGACAGGTTGACCTCCGCGGTGCCCCCGTAGGTGTCCGGGACGGCGACGCCGTCTTCGATGATGAACAGGTCGAACCCGCTCGCCTCGAAGACGCGTGCGGCGTCCTGGTAGACCTGCGGCTGCTTCCAGTCGTAGCCGATGCCGTAGCTGGGGTCACCCCAGCCCTGCACCCCGAACCCGGCGCCGAGGAACCAACCGAAGTGGAGAAGAGTCATGAGTCCGTTTCTATCCGTCTACGATCCGTCGCCGTCGAGTCCGGAGGCGGAGAGCCAGTCCGGGTCGAACGCCTTGGTCAGGTAGTTGATGCCGCCGTCCGGCGCGATGGCCACGACGGTCGAGCCCGGTCGCGCATCCCGTGCCGTGCGCAACGCCACCGCGACGGCGAGACCGGACGACGGCCCCAGCAGCAGCGCCTCCTCGGCGGCGAGCCTGCGTACGGTCGCGTAGACCTCGCGGTCGTCGACGGTGTGCACCTCGTCGAGCACGTCGGAGTCGAAGGTGTGCGGCCACCACTCGCGCGGCCACGCCGAGCCGACGCCGTCGACCAGGATGCGGCCGGGAGCTCCGCCCGCGTATGTCGAGCCGACGGGGTTGGCGCCGATCACGCGCACCGCTCCGTCGCTCACGTCTTTGAGGTAGCGGCCCGTGCCGCTGACCGTGCCGCCGGTGCCGATGGCCGCGACGAAGTGCGTCACGGCCCCCGCCGTCTGACGCCAGACCTCCGGGCCCGTGCCCCGGTAGTGGGCGGCCGGGTTGGCGGCGTTCGCGAACTGCGCCGGGCGCCACGAGCCAGGGGTCTCCGCCGCGATCCGGTCGGCGACGGCGCGCGGGTTGGCGGGATCGTCCGGTCCGGCCTCCCAGTCGGCGACCACCAGGCGGGCGCCGTATGCGGCGAGCACCTTGCGCTTCTCGTCCGAGATGTCGCCCGCGTGCACGATGACGACCGGATGCCCGGTCAGCCGGCCGATCAGGGCCAGGCCGATGCCGGTGTTGCCGCTCGTCGCCTCGATGATCGTCCCGCCGGGGGCGAGCGACCCGTCCGCCTCGGCCGTGCGGATCATGTTCAGGGCGATGCGGTCTTTCGACGACCCTCCCGGGTTGCGCCCTTCCAGCTTGACGAGCACGCGAGAGGAGAGGCCGCGCGTCAGCGAACGCAGCTCCACGACGGGGGTGTTGCCGATCAGTGCGGCAACGGAGTCGAGCACCTCGCCGGGCGCGGCGACGGCGCCTGCTGCCTCTGCGGGGCGGACATCGACGGTGGTCATGAAGAGACAGTAGGCGCGCATCCCCGACCGGCGTGCGGCTGTTGCCGACTGTTACGTCACAGGCCGTAGCATCGCGGCCCGGCTGCTGCGATCAGGCGCCCGTCGCGACCGGCCGGTCGTCGTCGTTCGACCACGCGGAGAACGATCCGGGGTAGAGCGCGGCGGCGAAGCCCGCCTCCTCCAGAGCGAGGATCTCGTGCGCGGCCGTCACGCCGGAGCCGCAGTACACCGCGACCGGCGCATCCGGAGTGACGCCGAGCGCCGCGAACCGGTCGGCGAGCGCGTCGGCGGGCAGCAGGGTGCCGTCGTCCGCGAGGTTGCCGGTGGTGGGCGCGCTCACCGCTCCGGGGATGTGCCCGGCGCGCGGGTCGACGGGCTCGACCTCGCCGCGGAACCGCTCGCCGGCCCTGGCGTCGAGCAGCACGCCACTCTCCGGGAAGGCCGCTGCCGCATCCGCGTCGATCGTGGGCATTGCTCCCCACGCGACGGCCGCCGTTCCCGGCTCGGGGATGGTCGGCTCCGTCTCGATGGCGCCCCCGGCTGCGCGCCACGCGGCCAGGCCGCCGTCGAGCAGCCGCACGCTCTCGAATCCCGCGTGGCGGAGCAGCCACCACGCGCGCGCGGCCGACGTGCCGGAGGCGTCGTCGTAGACCACGACGTCGTCGCCGTCGTCGAGTCCCCAGCGGCGCACCGCGTCCCGGAAATCGTCGACCGCAGGCAGTGGATGCCGGCCGTCCGTCGGCAGACCGTGCCCGGCCAGCTCCGTGTCGAGGTCGACGTATACCGCTCCGGGAATGTGGCCGGCGGCGTACTCGTCGCGGCCGGGAGGGCCGCCCAGCTTCCACCGCACGTCGAGAACGCGGAGCGGGATGCGGGCGGTCGGCTGTTCGGCGAGTGCGGCGGCGAGCGAGGGGGCGTCGATGAGCTGCGTCATATCTCCCATCCTGGCGCATCGTCCTTCGGAGTATAGTTCTCGCAGCAAGGCGGAGGTACCAGCAGTGACGGAAACACGTATCCACTCATTCGTCACGAACGATGTGGACGAGTCGATCGAGATCGGCTCGCGTCTCTTCAACGATCACCATGTCCGGCCGCTCCACGCGCGCGCAGCCTTCTCGTACAGCCTCACCGCCGCCCGCGTCGGCACCGTCGCGTTCGGGCGGCTGCGCTACGGCTGCGAAGTGTCCGTGGACGTCACCGGCGCCGAGGATTCCTACGCCGTGAGCATCCCGAGCACCGGGACGATCCGCTTCCGCGGCGGAGGCGTGGACGCCGAGTCCACCCCGGAGCTCGCCATGGTCGGCAGTCCGGTCGACAGGGTGACCGTGAGCGGCTGGGCGGCCGAGGAGGACTCCCTGGCGATGGTCTGGTTCAACCGGCGCGCCCTCGAAGCCGACCTGGGCCGCCTCCTCGGCATCGACGCGCCCGCCATCATCGCCTTCCCACGTCTCCTCGACCTCCGCGACGGCAGAGGGGCGGAGTGGTACGCGTACGCCAAGACCATCTTCGATGCCGTCGGGCGTCCCGGCGCGCTCGCCCTCAATCCGCTGGTCGCCGCCCAGGTCTCCAGCATCCTGTCGACCGGGCTGCTCCTGGCCGCCGACCACCAGTACCGCACAGCACTGGATGCGCCTCCCGCCCCACAGACGCCCGCCACCGTCCGCCGCGCCATGCACTTCATCGAGGACAACGTGCGGGAGCCGATCACCGTGCCGGACATCGCCGCGTCCGTCGGGTCGAGCGTCCGCGCCCTCAACCGCGGCTTCAAGGAGCACCTCGGCACCAGCCCGCTCGCCTATCTCACCCGGGTCAGGATGGAGGGCGCGCACCGCGAACTCCTCAGCGGCGCCCCGGAGGACACGTCGGTGTCGCAAATCGCGGCGGCGTGGGGCTTCTACCACTTCGGCCGGTTCGCGGCGCGCTACCGGGAGCAGCACGGGATGAGCCCGTCGGAGACGCTCCGCAGCACCGGCATCACTCGCTGAGACGGGACGCGCGCAGAAACGCGGAACGGCGCCGGGGATCACTCCCCGGCGCCGTTCGCGCTGTCGCGCTGTTCGCGCTGTCCTGCCGGACTCAGTGGCCGGTCGACGCCTTCGCGTTCGACTCGTACGACGTGTTGGTGGACTCGAAGAAGTTCACCAGCTCGAGCGTGTCGTTCGCCGTCGCCATCCACTTGGCCGGGTTGGCGACCTTGTACTCCGCCTCGAAGCCGAGCTCTTCGAGCCGGCGGTCGGCCAGGTACTTGACGTACTGGTTGATGTAGTTGGCGTTCAGGCCCAGGATGCCGCCGGGGAGGAGGTCGCGGTTGTACTCCTCTTCCATCTCCACCGCATCCAGGATCATCTGGCGGATCTCGTTGGCGAACTCCGGCGTCTGCAGGTCGGGGTTCTCCTCGAGCACCGTGAGGATGAGGTTGATGCCGAACTTGAGGTGCAGCGACTCGTCGCGCACCACCCAGTCGATCAGCGAACCGAAGTTGCGCAGCAGGTTCCTCTGGCGGAACGACAGCGCCACCATGAAGCCGGAGTAGAACCAGATGCCCTCGAGGATCACGTTGTACGCGACGAGGTTGCGGATGAAGTCCTGCTTGCCCTCCGTCGTCGTGATGTCGAGCGTCTGCTCCGTCATCCGCTTGATGAAGCTGACCTCGAACTCCTCCTTGCGGGCCATCGACGGGATGTCCACGTGGGAGTTGTACGCCTGCTCGCGGTCGATCGGGAACGTCTCGAGGACGTACTCGAACGACATGCAGTGGTTCGCTTCCTCCCACATCTGCTTGGCGAGGTAGAGGTGCGCCTCCGCCGCATTGATGTACGGGTACACGCCGAACGCGAGGGCCTTGTTCACCAGGAGCTCGTTCGGGTTGAAGTAGCTCATCAGGAAGGTGACCGCGTGACGTTCCTCGTCGGTCATCTTCTTGAAGTCGGCGATGTCCTCACCGAGCTGGATCTCGTTGGGGAACCACGTGTTCGCGACCGCCTGGTCGTACAGGTCCATCGCCCACTTGTACTTCACCGGCTTGAGCAGCAGGCCCTCTTCGATTCCCGTTCCCAGAATCGGCATCGTGTCTCTTCTCTCTCTTTCGGGTCAGCTGGCTACTGGCAGGATTCGCACTGCAGGTCGTCCATCGGGTCGACGGGGACGTAGTATTCCTCGATCTTGGTGTTCATTACTTCTCACCACCCGTCGAGAGTCCTCCGAAGCCGAACCCGCGGCGAGCCGGTGCCGCCGGCGCTTCCGCCTTCTCGGTGGATGCGGCGGGAGCTCCTGCCCCGACCGTCGCGAAGCCCTTGCGTCCGCCCGAGATCTCCTCGGCCTTGTTGACCTTGACCGTGGACTGCTCGGCCTGGTGACGCGGCTTCATGTGCAGGTAGTACGTGGTCTTGACGCCACGCTCCCACGCTGCGTAGTAGATGTCCATCATGTCGCCGATGTCCCTGGTCTCCAGGTACATGTTGCGGCTGATGGCCTGGTCGATCCACTTCTGGGCGCGGGCCGCGACCTCGAGGAACGCGTACGGGGAGAGCTGGAAGCTCGTCTTGAACGCGGCCTTCAGGTCGTCCGGGATCTCGGCCACGTTCTGGATGTCGCCCTGCGAGCGCAGGATCGACTCACGGGTGGACTCCCACAGGCCGCGGGCCTGCAGGGCCTCGACCAGGTTGCGGTTGACCTCGAGGAACTTGCCGGACGAGGTCGAGCGGCTGAAGATCTGCGAGAACTGCGGGTCGAAGCCGGGCGTGGTGCCCGCGACCAGGCCGATGGATGCGGTCGGTGCGATGGCCATGAGGGTCGCGTTGCGCATCCCGCCCTTGACCTTCTCGCGCAGGCGGTCCCAGTCGAGGCGGGTGGTGCGGTTGACCTTGATCGGCACGCCGCGGTCGGCCTCCGTGAGGGCGATCGAGTCGAACGGGACGAGGCCCTGCGACCAGCGCGAGCCGTCGAAGTTCGGGTATGCACCGCGCTCCTTCGCCAGGTCGGCGCTCTCGTCGATGGCCGCGTACGACACGTGCTCCATGATCTCGTCGATCAGGTCGTACGCCTCTTCGCTCTCGTAGCTGAACCCGAGACGCTCAACGATGTCGGTGAAGCCCATGACGCCCAGGCCGATGGCACGGTTCTGCTGGTTGGAGAAGTCGGCCTCGTCGACGCTGGAGATCGTGATGTCGATCAGGTTGTCGAGCTGGCGGACGGCGCTGCGTGCGCTCTCCTCGATGCGGGCCCAGTCCATCTTGCCGTCGACCAGGTGGCGCGACAGGTTGATCGACGCCAGGTTGCAGAC encodes the following:
- a CDS encoding ABC transporter substrate-binding protein, translating into MRIRSVATVAAIAAVGALALSGCVDNSTPADSSSPSSASGVKKDDTLAGQLPADIKKAGKLTVGMDNTYPPNEYKDDSGQPAGWEVELTNAIAAKLGLKVDFAIAKFDNIIPSITGGKDDFGMSSFTDTTEREKQVDFVNYYTAGIMWASAKGKTVDPDNACGLKVAVQATTYEDTDEVPAKSKACTDAGKPAIQGLRFDTQDAATNAVVLGQADALSADSPVTLYAISKSSGKLQAAGKAFEVAPYGLPVKKDSKLTPVLQKTVQALIDDGTYGKILDKWGVADGAVTTAEINAASKG
- a CDS encoding cysteine synthase family protein; translated protein: MTTVDVRPAEAAGAVAAPGEVLDSVAALIGNTPVVELRSLTRGLSSRVLVKLEGRNPGGSSKDRIALNMIRTAEADGSLAPGGTIIEATSGNTGIGLALIGRLTGHPVVIVHAGDISDEKRKVLAAYGARLVVADWEAGPDDPANPRAVADRIAAETPGSWRPAQFANAANPAAHYRGTGPEVWRQTAGAVTHFVAAIGTGGTVSGTGRYLKDVSDGAVRVIGANPVGSTYAGGAPGRILVDGVGSAWPREWWPHTFDSDVLDEVHTVDDREVYATVRRLAAEEALLLGPSSGLAVAVALRTARDARPGSTVVAIAPDGGINYLTKAFDPDWLSASGLDGDGS
- a CDS encoding NtaA/DmoA family FMN-dependent monooxygenase (This protein belongs to a clade of FMN-dependent monooxygenases, within a broader family of flavin-dependent oxidoreductases, the luciferase-like monooxygenase (LMM) family, some of whose members use coenzyme F420 rather than FMN.) yields the protein MTLLHFGWFLGAGFGVQGWGDPSYGIGYDWKQPQVYQDAARVFEASGFDLFIIEDGVAVPDTYGGTAEVNLSAARFVPKHDPLPLVPYLLGATRDLGIVPTLSASFYEPFTAARLLSTLQHFAGGRLGFNVVTSGSDLAAQNYGLDKQVDHDLRYDRADEWVDVVRKLWRSWEPDAIVEDTERGVFADFRKVHTIDHDGRFFRVRGPLNTAPAADEPVMVQAGASGRGRDFAGKNSDVVLALASTPERMREYRDSIREVAASTGRDPDSIKVLFVVNPVVTANAEETASVRAARAELTQAAIDEALQSISYLSGVDFKAFDLDAPLPELSTNSNQGTLDNFVKSAPAGSTLREILQVRARKDGLAIVGTADEIADHLGELGAAVGGDGFLFTGQVHPANVHRTLDALVPALRRRGLIRTEFSGSGLRQNLLDF
- a CDS encoding sulfurtransferase, which gives rise to MTQLIDAPSLAAALAEQPTARIPLRVLDVRWKLGGPPGRDEYAAGHIPGAVYVDLDTELAGHGLPTDGRHPLPAVDDFRDAVRRWGLDDGDDVVVYDDASGTSAARAWWLLRHAGFESVRLLDGGLAAWRAAGGAIETEPTIPEPGTAAVAWGAMPTIDADAAAAFPESGVLLDARAGERFRGEVEPVDPRAGHIPGAVSAPTTGNLADDGTLLPADALADRFAALGVTPDAPVAVYCGSGVTAAHEILALEEAGFAAALYPGSFSAWSNDDDRPVATGA
- a CDS encoding AraC family transcriptional regulator gives rise to the protein MTETRIHSFVTNDVDESIEIGSRLFNDHHVRPLHARAAFSYSLTAARVGTVAFGRLRYGCEVSVDVTGAEDSYAVSIPSTGTIRFRGGGVDAESTPELAMVGSPVDRVTVSGWAAEEDSLAMVWFNRRALEADLGRLLGIDAPAIIAFPRLLDLRDGRGAEWYAYAKTIFDAVGRPGALALNPLVAAQVSSILSTGLLLAADHQYRTALDAPPAPQTPATVRRAMHFIEDNVREPITVPDIAASVGSSVRALNRGFKEHLGTSPLAYLTRVRMEGAHRELLSGAPEDTSVSQIAAAWGFYHFGRFAARYREQHGMSPSETLRSTGITR
- a CDS encoding GNAT family N-acetyltransferase, with protein sequence MTEQTADFAASAVVLVTSPDDAIAAPLVAELSREYDERYGLNDGIPSSVELSRYPAERFSAAHGGTFLLLLVDGEPVAGGAFMREDDDTVEVKRVWTHSSYRRRGLARRVMAELEAEAARRGIANIVLTTGARQPEAVGLYLSLGYQPLFDLDDDWERVSYLGFRKTL
- a CDS encoding amino acid ABC transporter permease gives rise to the protein MTLGNQDRPATGATPSPAGAPPSEPIKAIKLKHPWRIVFAVVLILLVVWFVIDASQRDAYGWQYVGKYIFDKRISAAALVTLQLTIYSMIIGVVLGLILAVMRLSPNPVVKSIAWLYLWIFRGTPVYVQLVFWGLFSLIYPKLFLGVPWTDWGVTFDLGFMQNAFIIAVIGLALNEAAYMAEIVRAGLLSVDSGQEEAATALGMGWGRTMTRIVIPQAMRVIIPPTGNEVISMLKTTSLVAAIPLTTDLYGVARDISAVTYTPVPLLIVASCWYLLFTSILMVGQYFLERRFSRGVNARRPDRGDGAALTGAVPVAGVPDGNDLGGKG
- a CDS encoding aromatic amino acid ammonia-lyase is translated as MVTLTTGAPTTGDIVAIADGAPVHLSAETRDALAASRAVVERAIQAGEPVYGLNRRLGAGRDAVVDPAEFTAFQRRTIANHRGGTGEPLDAREVRAVIAARLAGFSRGGAGVRPELAEAYAALLNAGVHPVVPRRGSVGAADLTVLAEVAAVVTGDGLVLEEDGALLPAADALAAAGLAPLALAPHEGLAVLSANAYSIGVGSLAAADAATLAETADLAVALSLEAVGASSAAGNLSPYTATIADARGGDGQRASAARIREAVAGGDLERPDRALSVQDPLAFRTAPQLHGALREAVDRLRTELDIELAARSENPLVDVESGRMVSGGNFQALPLALAFENLRLVLAHVASASERRTAAHSVALAAARTAGETRIPGLLLYSAAAAVAELRQLAAPVTLGITTLSGVEDHATLAPVALQLAQRSLALTAEVLAVEALHATDLLGVSRATARGAGTGPLHARLSSLVAEELTAAELAERAQSVLRNPR
- a CDS encoding amino acid ABC transporter ATP-binding protein; this encodes MVLADGVSKSFGSNEVLKSISLSVNPGEVLCIVGPSGSGKSTFLRCINHLERVDAGRLSVDGQLVGYRQHGDKLYELKPKEAARQRREIGMVFQRFNLFPHMTALENVIEAPIRVKGVPKAQAVARAQELLTRVGLGSKGDHYPAHLSGGQQQRVAIARALAMDPKLMLFDEPTSALDPELVGEVLDVMKGLAASGMTMIVVTHEMGFAREVADELVFMDGGVVVESGDPREVLANPQHQRTQAFLSKVL